The proteins below come from a single uncultured delta proteobacterium genomic window:
- the rpsS gene encoding 30S ribosomal protein S19 (Evidence 2a : Function of homologous gene experimentally demonstrated in an other organism; Product type s : structure): MPRSLKKGPFVDGHLEKKVELANANSDRRVIKTWSRRSTILPEMVGFTFAVHNGKKFIPVFVTENMVGHKLGEFSPTRTFHGHAGDKKTKAGKK, encoded by the coding sequence ATGCCAAGATCGTTGAAAAAGGGCCCTTTTGTTGATGGGCACCTTGAAAAGAAAGTGGAATTGGCCAACGCCAACTCGGACCGCCGGGTGATCAAGACCTGGTCGCGCCGGTCCACGATTCTGCCGGAAATGGTGGGGTTCACTTTTGCCGTGCATAACGGCAAGAAGTTCATCCCCGTGTTTGTCACTGAGAACATGGTCGGCCACAAGCTGGGCGAATTCTCGCCCACCCGTACCTTCCATGGGCATGCCGGGGACAAGAAAAC
- the rplB gene encoding 50S ribosomal subunit protein L2 (Evidence 2a : Function of homologous gene experimentally demonstrated in an other organism; PubMedId : 9531480; Product type s : structure), with translation MAVRKLKPTSAGRRFQMVSTFDEVSRTTPERSLTEGLTKKSGRNNYGRVTSRRRGGGHKRLYRIIDFKRDKQGIAAKVATIEYDPNRSARIALLHYLDGEKRYILAPVGLNVGDTVIAGEGADIKPGNSLIMAKIPVGTLIHNIELHPGRGGQFCRAAGTYAQMVAKEGKYALLRMPSGEVRKVLATGLATIGQVGNIQHENIALGKAGRNRWLGRRPKVRGVAMNPVDHPLGGGEGRSSGGRHPVTPWGKPTKGYKTRDRKKASGKLIVTRRSK, from the coding sequence ATGGCTGTGCGTAAGCTGAAACCCACCTCCGCCGGTCGGCGCTTTCAGATGGTGTCCACTTTTGATGAAGTGAGCCGCACCACGCCTGAAAGAAGCCTGACCGAAGGTTTGACCAAAAAGTCCGGCCGCAACAACTACGGCCGCGTGACCAGCCGCCGCAGAGGCGGCGGGCACAAGCGCCTGTACCGCATTATTGATTTCAAGCGGGACAAGCAGGGCATCGCCGCGAAAGTCGCGACCATCGAATACGACCCGAACCGCTCGGCCCGCATCGCGCTGCTGCACTATCTGGACGGCGAAAAGCGCTACATCCTCGCCCCGGTGGGCCTGAATGTGGGCGATACCGTCATCGCCGGCGAAGGCGCGGACATCAAGCCCGGCAACTCGCTCATCATGGCGAAGATTCCCGTGGGCACGCTCATCCACAACATCGAGCTGCACCCGGGCCGCGGCGGCCAGTTCTGCCGCGCCGCCGGCACCTACGCCCAGATGGTCGCGAAGGAAGGCAAATACGCGCTTCTCCGCATGCCTTCCGGCGAAGTGCGCAAAGTGCTGGCCACCGGCCTTGCCACCATCGGCCAGGTCGGGAACATCCAGCACGAAAACATCGCTCTGGGCAAAGCCGGCCGTAACCGCTGGCTGGGCCGCCGCCCCAAAGTGCGCGGCGTTGCCATGAACCCCGTTGACCACCCCCTGGGCGGCGGCGAAGGCAGAAGCTCCGGCGGCCGCCATCCCGTGACCCCCTGGGGCAAGCCGACCAAGGGCTACAAGACCCGCGACCGTAAGAAAGCTTCGGGCAAGCTCATTGTTACCCGGCGCAGCAAGTAG
- the rplW gene encoding 50S ribosomal subunit protein L23 (Evidence 2a : Function of homologous gene experimentally demonstrated in an other organism; PubMedId : 10094780, 12809609, 3892488, 391594; Product type s : structure), with translation MDYSQIIIRPLVSEKATSMKDEANQVAFFVNSRANKIEIKNAVEKAFNVKVTDVRVVCKKPGDRKRQGRVVGRVSGYKKAYVTLAEGAKIEFFEGV, from the coding sequence ATGGATTATTCGCAAATCATCATCCGGCCCCTGGTGTCGGAAAAGGCAACGTCCATGAAGGACGAAGCCAACCAGGTGGCGTTTTTCGTCAACTCTCGCGCCAACAAGATCGAGATCAAGAACGCCGTTGAAAAAGCGTTCAACGTGAAGGTCACGGATGTGCGCGTCGTGTGCAAAAAGCCCGGCGACAGAAAGCGCCAGGGCCGCGTTGTGGGCAGGGTTTCCGGCTACAAGAAAGCCTACGTGACCCTGGCTGAAGGCGCGAAGATCGAATTCTTCGAGGGAGTCTGA
- the rplD gene encoding 50S ribosomal protein L4, whose amino-acid sequence MAVVKIYDQAKQEAGEMTLAPEVFEVPVRPEILNLVVRSIRAAKRAGTHSTLTRSMMKGGGVKPWRQKGTGRARSGSNISPIWTGGAVTFGPQPRDYSFKVNKKVRALAMKMALSARQFDQNIMVVKSIELPEAKTKHFASVAKALELGKALVVVPAYDEALERSARNIPGITVTTPDQLNVYTILVHPQLVLLEGAVEPLTARLK is encoded by the coding sequence ATGGCTGTTGTAAAAATATACGATCAAGCGAAGCAGGAAGCCGGGGAAATGACCCTGGCCCCCGAAGTGTTTGAAGTGCCGGTCCGCCCCGAAATTCTGAACCTGGTGGTGCGGTCCATCCGCGCGGCGAAACGCGCCGGCACCCACTCCACGCTGACCCGCTCCATGATGAAGGGCGGCGGCGTGAAGCCCTGGCGCCAGAAAGGCACGGGCCGCGCCCGTTCCGGCTCCAACATCTCGCCCATCTGGACGGGCGGTGCCGTGACCTTTGGTCCCCAGCCGCGCGACTACTCCTTCAAGGTCAATAAGAAGGTTCGGGCGCTGGCCATGAAAATGGCGCTTTCCGCGCGTCAGTTCGACCAGAATATCATGGTGGTGAAATCCATTGAGCTGCCGGAAGCGAAGACCAAGCACTTCGCCTCCGTCGCCAAAGCTCTTGAGCTCGGTAAAGCCCTGGTGGTTGTCCCGGCGTATGACGAAGCCCTGGAACGTTCCGCCCGGAACATCCCCGGCATCACCGTAACTACGCCGGACCAGCTCAACGTGTACACCATCCTTGTTCACCCCCAGCTCGTCCTCCTCGAGGGCGCGGTCGAGCCCCTGACGGCGCGGCTTAAGTAG
- the rplC gene encoding 50S ribosomal subunit protein L3 (Evidence 2a : Function of homologous gene experimentally demonstrated in an other organism; Product type s : structure) — translation MAANLGILGRKLGMLRVFTGDGVSVAVTAISAGPCSVVQVKGRDSDGYDAIQIGYVDAKDKHLTKPELGHLAKAGEGKYRVLREIRLDGAAEQAVGDALTVGIFAPGDFVKISGTSIGKGYAGAMKRWNFRGESASHGTEKTHRSAGGIGNNTEPGKVWKNKKMAGHMGARNVTVESIMVLDVRPEENLILVKGPVPGPVNGLVMVRKY, via the coding sequence ATGGCTGCTAATCTTGGAATTTTAGGCCGCAAGCTCGGCATGCTCCGTGTGTTCACGGGCGACGGCGTGTCCGTTGCCGTGACCGCGATTTCCGCCGGCCCCTGCTCTGTCGTGCAGGTGAAAGGGCGCGATTCAGACGGCTACGACGCCATCCAGATCGGGTACGTCGACGCCAAGGACAAACACCTCACCAAGCCTGAGCTGGGTCATCTCGCGAAAGCCGGTGAAGGAAAATACCGCGTTCTGCGCGAAATCCGCCTCGACGGTGCGGCCGAACAGGCCGTGGGCGATGCCCTGACCGTCGGTATCTTCGCGCCCGGCGACTTTGTGAAGATTTCCGGCACGAGCATCGGCAAAGGCTATGCCGGCGCCATGAAGCGCTGGAACTTCAGGGGCGAATCCGCATCCCACGGTACGGAAAAAACGCACCGTTCCGCGGGCGGCATCGGGAACAACACCGAGCCCGGCAAGGTGTGGAAAAACAAAAAAATGGCCGGTCACATGGGTGCCCGCAACGTCACCGTGGAGAGCATCATGGTTCTTGACGTCCGGCCTGAAGAAAACCTGATCCTGGTCAAAGGGCCCGTTCCCGGTCCCGTCAATGGCCTGGTCATGGTGCGTAAGTACTAG
- the rpsJ gene encoding 30S ribosomal subunit protein S10 (Evidence 2a : Function of homologous gene experimentally demonstrated in an other organism; PubMedId : 10094780, 12244297, 12809609, 3892488, 7007073, 7037196, 9298646; Product type s : structure), with protein MTTVSSDRIRIKLKAYDYRILDKAVAEIVDTAKNTGAGIAGPIPLPTNIHKYTVNRSVHVDKKSREQFEMRIHKRLMDILEPTQQTVDALGKLSLPAGVDVEIKL; from the coding sequence ATGACAACTGTCAGCAGTGATCGTATCAGAATCAAGCTCAAGGCTTACGATTACCGCATCCTGGATAAGGCTGTGGCCGAAATCGTGGATACGGCGAAGAACACCGGCGCGGGCATAGCGGGGCCCATCCCCCTGCCCACCAACATCCATAAGTATACGGTGAACCGCTCTGTGCACGTCGACAAAAAGTCGCGTGAACAGTTTGAAATGCGTATTCACAAGCGGCTGATGGATATTCTTGAGCCGACCCAGCAAACCGTGGACGCCCTTGGCAAGCTCTCCCTGCCTGCCGGTGTTGACGTTGAAATCAAACTGTAG
- a CDS encoding hypothetical protein (Evidence 5 : No homology to any previously reported sequences), whose product MRRSPSVVASLAPVTKTGQVVRRYRGLRFHAIQPQVCSTPYSLMPRLERQDIFTALVTPANVKPGWLMYNQAHQDGLDPPFPWRDRGKFPRQAMEPDARGQNTHTPPRGQAVFYFFPAKFFRAAMPSPPD is encoded by the coding sequence ATGCGAAGATCACCAAGCGTTGTCGCCAGCCTGGCCCCGGTCACGAAGACCGGTCAGGTGGTGCGGCGTTACCGGGGATTGCGGTTCCACGCAATACAGCCCCAAGTATGCTCTACGCCTTACAGCCTTATGCCAAGGCTGGAACGGCAAGACATTTTCACGGCATTGGTAACGCCTGCAAATGTCAAACCTGGTTGGCTTATGTACAACCAGGCGCATCAGGACGGGCTCGACCCGCCCTTCCCCTGGCGCGACAGGGGGAAATTCCCACGCCAAGCCATGGAGCCTGACGCGAGAGGGCAAAATACACACACGCCACCGCGCGGTCAAGCAGTTTTTTATTTTTTTCCGGCAAAATTTTTCCGGGCCGCAATGCCCTCCCCGCCGGATTAG
- a CDS encoding Transcriptional regulator, MucR family — translation MEDHIVMALEIVKAQAGFRSMTEEEICAMVRSVSAAIKKLLADGKSMDTLHVERASVDRSPKDNSIVCLECLKPFKMLTHKHMATHGLTPEEYRAKWGYAKDAPLVCKALQRLRRKKMKDIKLWEKRRKSPAGVVPA, via the coding sequence ATGGAAGATCATATTGTGATGGCTCTGGAAATTGTAAAAGCCCAGGCCGGATTTCGCAGCATGACGGAAGAGGAAATCTGCGCCATGGTCCGCAGCGTTTCCGCCGCTATCAAAAAGCTGCTCGCCGACGGCAAGAGTATGGATACCCTGCATGTTGAACGCGCATCCGTTGACAGATCCCCGAAAGACAACTCCATCGTCTGCCTGGAATGCCTGAAGCCGTTCAAGATGCTCACCCACAAACATATGGCCACGCACGGGTTGACGCCGGAGGAGTACCGCGCCAAATGGGGATACGCCAAGGACGCCCCCCTCGTGTGCAAGGCCCTGCAGCGGCTGCGCCGCAAAAAGATGAAAGACATAAAACTCTGGGAAAAACGCCGGAAGTCTCCGGCAGGGGTCGTGCCGGCCTGA
- a CDS encoding conserved hypothetical protein (Evidence 4 : Homologs of previously reported genes of unknown function) gives MSAKYLHMGIPVTNKKPGMVYVDAMKLWMSNPDDYDYKIEYLKFEEGGPFPEIMHKNPHVAFQVDDAEPYLAEADQIIFGPVSNPDGSRMAFIIKDDTILELLEKK, from the coding sequence ATGAGCGCGAAGTATTTGCATATGGGCATTCCCGTCACCAACAAAAAGCCGGGCATGGTGTACGTGGACGCCATGAAATTGTGGATGAGCAACCCGGACGACTATGATTACAAAATCGAGTATCTGAAATTCGAGGAGGGCGGCCCTTTCCCTGAGATCATGCACAAGAACCCGCATGTCGCGTTTCAGGTGGATGACGCGGAACCCTACCTCGCGGAAGCGGACCAGATTATTTTCGGCCCGGTGAGCAACCCGGACGGGTCGAGAATGGCGTTCATCATAAAAGATGATACCATTTTAGAGCTGCTGGAAAAGAAGTAA
- the lsrF gene encoding putative aldolase (Evidence 3 : Function proposed based on presence of conserved amino acid motif, structural feature or limited homology; Product type pe : putative enzyme), which translates to MADTQGNKLAKNYHLGVARDDEAFFVKGASHCDWGMKSRLARMFNPVSGNTVMLAFDHGYIMGPTAGLERLDVTVPPLIPHVDVLMGTRGALRTCVSPASRKPVCLRVNYDASVLYDDMSVGGGIACDIRNAVRMHADCMAVQTFVGAPGEKNSLELLARTVDAGTDYGIPTLGVVAVGKDMVRDEKFFLLATRLLAENGAQLVKSYYCDGFERVAAACPVPIVIAGGKKLPEAEALAMCARAIAEGARGVDMGRNIFQAESPAAMCRTVAKVVHEGFSAAEAHALYLELLHS; encoded by the coding sequence ATGGCAGATACCCAAGGCAACAAGCTTGCCAAAAACTACCACCTGGGTGTGGCGCGGGACGACGAGGCGTTTTTCGTCAAAGGTGCGTCCCATTGCGACTGGGGCATGAAGAGCAGACTGGCCCGCATGTTCAACCCGGTTTCCGGCAACACCGTGATGCTGGCCTTTGACCACGGGTATATCATGGGCCCAACGGCGGGCCTTGAGCGGCTCGACGTCACCGTGCCGCCGCTCATCCCCCATGTGGACGTGCTGATGGGAACCCGGGGCGCTTTGCGCACCTGCGTGTCTCCGGCATCGCGCAAGCCCGTGTGTTTACGCGTCAATTACGACGCTTCGGTGCTGTATGACGATATGAGCGTGGGCGGGGGCATTGCCTGCGATATCCGGAACGCGGTTCGCATGCACGCGGACTGCATGGCCGTGCAAACCTTCGTGGGCGCGCCCGGGGAAAAGAACTCCCTGGAACTCCTGGCCCGCACCGTGGACGCGGGCACGGACTACGGCATCCCCACCCTCGGGGTGGTGGCCGTGGGCAAGGACATGGTCCGGGACGAGAAGTTTTTCCTTCTGGCCACCCGGCTTTTGGCGGAAAACGGCGCGCAGCTCGTTAAAAGTTATTATTGCGACGGGTTCGAGCGCGTGGCGGCGGCCTGCCCCGTCCCCATCGTCATCGCCGGGGGCAAGAAGCTGCCGGAGGCCGAGGCGCTCGCCATGTGCGCCCGCGCCATTGCCGAGGGCGCACGCGGGGTGGACATGGGCCGGAACATCTTTCAGGCGGAATCGCCGGCAGCCATGTGCCGGACGGTGGCCAAGGTCGTGCATGAAGGATTCTCGGCCGCCGAGGCCCATGCGCTTTATCTGGAGTTACTGCACTCGTGA
- a CDS encoding conserved hypothetical protein (Evidence 4 : Homologs of previously reported genes of unknown function) has translation MKMKKFINAPENLTVELLEGFVAANRDTVSLVPDRMVVNNKLKDAKRVTIVTQGGAGHEPAISGFVGEGMVDVSVVGDIFAAPGPQACVDAIKLADKGKGVLYIVLNHAGDMLTGNLTMKEAAKQNLKVVKIVTQEDVSNATRDNADDRRGLVGCIPTYKIAGAAAAEGRSLEDVAAVAQRFADNMATLAVAVRGATHPSTGSMLADLGEDEMEIGMGQHGEGGGGRQSMKTADETAEIMINGLLADLAITNGEKVMLILNGTGATTLMELFILYRRCEQLLKAKGVTIVANYVGELLTVQEQAGFQMFMARMDDELLRLWNAPCNTPYFKR, from the coding sequence ATGAAAATGAAGAAATTTATCAATGCGCCCGAGAACCTGACAGTCGAACTTCTGGAAGGGTTCGTGGCGGCAAACCGCGATACCGTATCCCTGGTGCCCGACAGGATGGTGGTGAACAACAAGCTCAAAGACGCCAAAAGAGTCACCATCGTCACGCAGGGCGGGGCCGGGCACGAGCCCGCCATCAGCGGGTTTGTGGGTGAAGGCATGGTGGACGTCTCGGTCGTGGGCGACATTTTCGCCGCTCCCGGCCCCCAGGCCTGCGTCGACGCCATCAAGCTGGCGGACAAGGGCAAGGGCGTTTTGTACATCGTGCTCAACCACGCCGGGGATATGCTGACAGGCAACCTGACCATGAAGGAAGCGGCAAAGCAAAACCTTAAGGTCGTCAAGATCGTTACCCAGGAGGACGTTTCCAACGCCACGCGGGACAATGCGGATGACCGCCGGGGCCTCGTGGGCTGCATTCCCACCTACAAGATAGCCGGCGCCGCCGCTGCCGAGGGCAGATCCCTCGAAGACGTCGCGGCCGTCGCCCAGCGGTTTGCCGACAACATGGCTACTCTGGCCGTTGCCGTGCGCGGCGCCACCCATCCGTCCACAGGGTCCATGCTGGCGGATCTCGGCGAGGACGAGATGGAAATCGGCATGGGCCAGCACGGCGAGGGCGGCGGCGGGCGCCAGTCCATGAAAACGGCGGACGAGACCGCGGAAATCATGATTAACGGGCTTCTCGCCGATCTTGCCATCACGAACGGCGAAAAGGTGATGCTGATCCTGAACGGAACCGGCGCCACCACGCTGATGGAACTGTTCATCCTGTACCGGCGCTGCGAGCAGCTGCTCAAGGCAAAGGGCGTCACGATCGTCGCCAATTACGTCGGCGAACTGTTGACGGTTCAGGAACAGGCCGGGTTCCAGATGTTCATGGCCCGCATGGATGACGAACTCCTGCGGCTGTGGAACGCGCCCTGCAATACGCCGTATTTCAAGAGGTAA
- a CDS encoding conserved hypothetical protein (Evidence 4 : Homologs of previously reported genes of unknown function), giving the protein MLLSKPQLAAMLLRAAALWREHQALLSDIDSRFGDGDHGVTIGKIANLIDSSVAGWDGQPVGEFLAALGDGIMAIGGGSAGPLYGTLIGSLAGPLDGAAAIDATMLKAMLRESRDGLFAITKARTGDKTMMDALIPAVDAAVAAEDDFGLILAAAARAAAAGAEATEGLVSRFGRARSYGDKTLGTRDAGACSTALFFQGLSEGFSA; this is encoded by the coding sequence TCCAAGCCACAACTGGCGGCAATGCTGCTTCGCGCGGCAGCGCTGTGGCGTGAGCACCAGGCGTTGCTCAGCGATATCGATTCCCGTTTCGGCGACGGAGACCATGGCGTGACCATCGGCAAAATAGCCAACCTGATCGACTCCAGCGTCGCCGGTTGGGACGGGCAACCCGTCGGGGAGTTCCTCGCCGCGCTGGGCGACGGTATCATGGCCATCGGCGGCGGCAGCGCGGGCCCCCTGTACGGGACGCTCATCGGCTCCCTTGCCGGGCCGCTGGACGGCGCGGCGGCGATTGACGCCACCATGCTCAAGGCCATGTTGCGCGAGAGCCGGGACGGGCTTTTTGCCATAACCAAGGCCAGGACCGGCGACAAGACCATGATGGACGCCCTTATCCCGGCTGTGGACGCCGCCGTGGCGGCGGAGGACGATTTCGGGCTGATACTGGCCGCCGCCGCCCGCGCCGCGGCGGCCGGCGCCGAGGCCACCGAGGGGCTTGTTTCCAGGTTCGGCCGGGCCAGGAGCTACGGCGACAAAACTTTGGGAACACGGGATGCGGGCGCGTGCAGCACGGCCCTGTTCTTCCAGGGCCTGTCCGAAGGATTTTCCGCGTGA